In the Pseudoliparis swirei isolate HS2019 ecotype Mariana Trench chromosome 19, NWPU_hadal_v1, whole genome shotgun sequence genome, one interval contains:
- the LOC130209300 gene encoding protocadherin beta-15-like yields MGDKGYSWLRLVLRIASFIVALHLVNGDLSYSIPEEMKRESVIGNIAKDLGLDLRTLSSRKARVDFEGTRKRHCDINLSTGDLITSERTDRESLCGKKPSCVVKVDLVLENPLELHRVSLHIQDVNDNSPTFNDNLIEMEIRESAEKGTRFSIDQAHDADIGQHAVQRYNLQKNNNFILAVDSNKVELVLENKLDREKQKEINLLLTAFDGGSPQRSGTVVIHVTVLDANDNAPVFSQAAYKARLPENSPAGTIVIIVSANDADEGVNGDVTYHFGHVSDDDVNVFSIDPKTGEIKVTGVIDFEERSSFEMSVKAKDGLGLTSYAQVIIDVTDINDNAPVIYLKSLTSPIPENVSPGTEVGIINVQDRDSEANRQVRCSIQQHVPFKLVPSIKNYYSLVTTGQLDRELESDYNITITATDEGSPPLSSSKTVQLSVADINDNPPVFEEQSYSAYVTENNKPGSTLCSVTARDPDWRQNGTVVYSLLPGEVNGAPVSSYLSVNGDTGVMHAVRSFDYEQFRSFKVHVMARDNGSPPLSSNVTVSVFVSDVNDNSPQILYPAPEGNSFMTELVPKAAHGGSLVSKVIAVDADSGQNAWLSYHIVKSTDPGLFTIGLHSGEIRTQRDISESDSMKQNLIVSVKDNGQPSLSATCSMYLLISDNLAEVPELKDISYDEKNSKLTSYLIIALVSVSTFFLTFIIIILGVRFCRRRKPRLLFDGAVAIPSAYLPPNYADVDGTGTLRSAYNYDAYLTTGSRTSDFKFVSSYNDNTLPADQTLRKSPSDFADPFDDLEPAVEVGTFLSNLFVSIV; encoded by the coding sequence ATGGGAGACAAAGGATATTCGTGGCTTCGTCTGGTTCTCCGCATCGCTTCCTTCATTGTAGCGCTGCACCTCGTTAATGGAGACCTGAGTTATTCTATTCCAGAAGAGATGAAACGCGAGTCTGTTATTGGAAATATAGCTAAAGATCTCGGTCTCGATCTGAGGACTTTATCTTCCCGAAAGGCCCGTGTTGATTTTGAGGGGACTCGTAAACGGCACTGTGATATTAATCTGAGCACCGGAGATTTGATCACATCGGAGAGAACGGACCGAGAAAGTCTTTGTGGAAAGAAACCTTCTTGTGTCGTGAAAGTAGATCTGGTGTTAGAAAATCCTCTGGAGCTTCATCGCGTAAGTCTTCATATTCAAGATGTAAACGACAACTCACCAACATTTAATGATAATTTGATTGAAATGGAAATACGGGAGTCCGCTGAAAAAGGAACCCGTTTCTCTATCGACCAGGCCCATGACGCAGATATAGGTCAACATGCTGTTCAAAgatacaacctgcaaaagaacaATAACTTTATTCTCGCTGTTGACAGCAACAAGGTTGAACTCGTACTGGAGAACAAGCTTGAtcgagagaaacaaaaagagattAATTTGCTTCTCACAGCTTTCGATGGAGGCTCTCCTCAGAGATCCGGTACTGTCGTCATACACGTCACTGTACTGGATGCTAATGATAACGCCCCAGTGTTTAGCCAGGCCGCTTATAAAGCACGTCTGCCTGAAAACTCTCCTGCAGGTACCATCGTGATTATTGTTAGTGCGAATGACGCAGATGAAGGAGTAAATGGAGACGTTACATATCACTTTGGCCACGTTTCTGATGACGATGTCAATGTATTTTCTATTGATCCTAAAACTGGAGAAATTAAAGTAACTGGCGTGATTGACTTTGAAGAAAGGAGTTCTTTTGAAATGAGTGTGAAAGCTAAAGATGGTTTAGGACTAACCTCTTACGCACAAGTTATAATAGATGTTACTGATATAAATGATAACGCTCCTGTTATATATCTGAAATCACTGACTAGCCCGATACCTGAGAACGTGTCACCTGGTACAGAGGTGGGCATCATCAACGTGCAGGATAGAGACTCTGAGGCTAACAGACAGGTCCGCTGCTCCATTCAGCAACACGTCCCTTTTAAGTTGGTTCCTTCTATTAAAAACTATTATTCTCTGGTGACCACAGGACAACTGGACCGTGAACTAGAGTCTGATTACAACATTACAATCACTGCCACTGACGAGGGCTCTccacctctgtcctcctctaaaACTGTCCAGCTGTCTGTAGCAGACATCAACGACAACCCACCTGTGTTTGAGGAACAGTCCTACAGCGCTTATGTGACTGAAAATAACAAACCTGGCTCCACTTTATGTTCCGTTACCGCTCGAGACCCCGACTGGAGACAAAACGGTACCGTGGTTTATTCTCTGTTACCTGGGGAGGTGAACGGCGCCCCggtgtcctcctatctctccGTTAACGGAGACACGGGGGTGATGCACGCTGTGAGGTCGTTTGATTATGAACAGTTCAGGAGTTTTAAAGTGCACGTGATGGCCAGAGACAACGGTTCTCCTCCGCTCAGCAGCAACGTGACCGTCAGTGTGTTCGTATCGGATGTGAATGACAACTCTCCTCAGATACTGTACCCCGCCCCGGAGGGCAACTCCTTCATGACCGAGCTGGTCCCCAAAGCTGCACACGGAGGCTCTCTGGTGTCCAAAGTGATCGCGGTGGACGCGGACTCCGGGCAGAACGCCTGGCTGTCCTATCATATAGTCAAATCCACTGATCCGGGTCTTTTCACTATCGGTCTCCACAGCGGAGAGATCAGGACCCAGCGGGACATTTCTGAGTCTGACAGCATGAAACAGAACCTCATTGTGTCGGTGAAGGATAACGgacagccctctctctctgccacctgctccatgtatttacttatttctgATAACTTGGCTGAGGTGCCAGAACTGAAGGATATTTCTTATGACGAGAAGAACTCCAAACTGACCTCTTATCTGATCATCGCGCTGGTGTCCGTGTCCACCTTTTTTCTGACCTTCATTATCAtcatcctgggtgtgaggttctgTCGCAGGAGAAAGCCCAGACTGTTGTTTGATGGAGCAGTTGCCATCCCCAGCGCGTATCTCCCTCCTAATTACGCAGACGTTGACGGCACAGGAACTTTACGCAGCGCCTACAATTATGACGCGTACCTGACAACAGGTTCTCGAACCAGTGACTTTAAGTTCGTGAGTTCTTACAATGACAACACACTGCCTGCTGATCAGACCCTGAGGAAAAGTCCTTCAGACTTCGCTGACCCGTTTGATGATTTAGAGCCGGCTGTAGAGGTAGGAACCTTTCTAAGTAATTTATTTGTCTCTATCGTTTGA